A DNA window from Mya arenaria isolate MELC-2E11 chromosome 17, ASM2691426v1 contains the following coding sequences:
- the LOC128223769 gene encoding uncharacterized protein LOC128223769, protein MTRKFEDILRLTILICAIPPNESTRIASVDDWTKCPPPSSRFRVFTDVSLEQCVAECEARSACAALGYLRTPHVCELYDKPAGEDGSGKATTNSRCLLVQEGEAPCGCPRWRVCDRKSKTCTVKECEPVRNVAHGKILGNRYDVGAKLRVLCDVGYVAENNMASMTCGGNGSWSHVASCVPKLNNSAVVNSTQSNLESVSPQNVSESTSNIKQTLPGYPGTELIFVNEAHSLEDRKAVCENIHGGHMIKIDTAAKLGAIKNLTTGGNGQDISWWVDGHNKDNIWKFHDGTLMVVHDPRIWKNETEPISTDKCVLLKKSTFLLEGVNPGNCDGHILLGVICEKNTTSASGTQV, encoded by the exons ATGACTCGAAAGTTTGAAGACATTTTAAGGCTTACAATTCTCATCTGCGCAATACCACCGAATGAATCCACGAGAATAGCATCTGTGGACGACTGGACTAAATGTCCGCCACCCAGCAGCCGTTTCCGGGTGTTTACAGACGTGTCATTGGAACAATGTGTGGCTGAGTGCGAGGCGCGTTCGGCATGTGCCGCCCTCGGCTATTTGCGCACCCCGCATGTGTGTGAACTGTATGATAAGCCCGCGGGTGAAGACGGGTCCGGAAAGGCTACCACCAACTCGCGTTGCCTTTTGGTACAGGAG GGCGAAGCCCCGTGTGGATGCCCCCGCTGGCGCGTCTGTGACCGGAAGTCTAAAACATGCACGGTTAAAG AGTGTGAGCCCGTGAGGAACGTCGCTCATGGAAAGATTCTCGGGAACCGTTACGACGTCGGCGCAAAACTGCGAGTGCTATGTGACGTGGGCTACGTTGCGGAGAATAATATGGCGTCAATGACATGTGGCGGGAATGGATCATGGTCTCACGTGGCATCATGTGTACCGAAGTTGAACAATTCAGCGGTAGTAAACTCAACGCAATCAAATTTAGAATCCG TTTCCCCGCAAAATGTGTCCGAATCCACATCCAATATAAAACAGACGCTTCCTGGGTATCCTGGTACCGAACTGATCTTTGTTAACGAGGCGCATTCCCTCGAAGACCGCAAAGCAGTATGTGAGAACATACATGGGGGTCACATGATCAAGATAGACACTGCGGCGAAACTGGGCGCCATCAAGAACTTAACGACGGGAGGCAACG GCCAGGACATCTCCTGGTGGGTGGACGGACACAATAAGGACAACATCTGGAAGTTCCACGATGGGACACTCATGGTCGTGCACGACCCAAGAATCTGGAAGAATGAAACTGAGCCCATAAGCACCGACAAGTGTGTCTTATTGAAGAAATCAACGTTCCTACTTGAAGGGGTAAACCCTGGTAACTGTGATGGCCATATTCTTCTCGGCGTTATCTGCGAAAAGAACACCACGTCGGCGTCAGGCACGCAAGTTTAA